The nucleotide window TTTGTGGATACATTAAAGGCAACACCAGAATATAAAAATTTCGAACGAAAGATCCACGAACAAAACAATACTCCAAGCCTTTTTGCTGAATAAATTTAAAAGCTCTCTAATTAGCACTTAGGGCGGGCGTTGCCCTAATGCTCCACAATTATGGGGTTATAACCCCATACCCCAGCTATTTTAAAGGGGGTTAAGGGGGTGAAACCCTCCTTACGAGCACCCGCAGGATATACAAAACCGCCAGGATTTTGTATATACAAGGGGTATGCTCGCCCACTACATTTTTACCAACGATTGATGACGTTTAGACTTAAGATAAACATTGATAACGTAAGCACTATTTACGCAGAGCATTTCGAACCAGTCTGGCTCATTTTCGGCAGCATAATCAAAGATTTGAGTAAATTCAGTATATCCGTTTTCATCGATAAATTTACGCATAGCTTTTAAACACTCTAAACGGTGCTTTAACTCGCTTTTCTCTGAAAAAAGATACTCATTAGCATCAAAACCGTTAAAAGCTCTTAGATCGCTTGCTAGATACTGAGCTTTTGATTTATCATCAAGGTGCAACATATAGCGGATATTTCC belongs to Campylobacter concisus and includes:
- a CDS encoding Rep family protein, whose protein sequence is DELNLVWACSPLHDADIDKDGKPKKPHYHCVMVFDGKKSYSQIKEITDAIFATNPQVINNLAGNIRYMLHLDDKSKAQYLASDLRAFNGFDANEYLFSEKSELKHRLECLKAMRKFIDENGYTEFTQIFDYAAENEPDWFEMLCVNSAYVINVYLKSKRHQSLVKM